The following coding sequences are from one Desulfosporosinus orientis DSM 765 window:
- a CDS encoding Tex family protein, protein MDFNVIIAKELGLKTNQVKEAVELLDSGNTIPFIARYRKEATGELDENMLRSIMERLDYLRRLEQRKNEVLRLIEEQGKLTEELVSQITAATILQDVEDLYRPYKQKRRTRATIAKEKGLEPLAEWLLVQYIRGDPQTEAEKYINPELEVTTVEEALAGAMDIIAEIIADDPALRKEIREHTFRNGDMVATASAKKAQERSPFEMYYEYREPLRKIPPHRILALNRGEKEEFLSVKIEAPLEALHRIIEKRYVKNGPCASLVQTAAFDAYKRLIEPSIERELRGELSVQGEEQAIRVFAGNLRQLLLQPPVRGKVVLGLDPGFRTGCKWAIVDDTGKLYQVGVIYPHTGKGKREEAKAILQKTIKEFSVNIIAIGNGTASRETEEVVAEMIQEEGIPVEFTIVSEAGASVYSASKLAGEEFPDFDLSLRSAVSIARRLQDPLAELVKIEPKAVGVGQYQHDVQPKRLEESLHGVVESCVNIVGVDLNTASVSLLQYVAGLKPAVAKNIVAWRDEHGKFSRRDQLKKIPRLGAQTYIQCAGFIRLPDGANPLENTPVHPESYQLAENILAKVGYSTGDLRDRLTEIRMQLAALDPQEIAEEFGAGGPTVRDIFDALQRPGRDPREDLPRPLLRRDVTHLEDLSEGMILEGTVRNVVDFGAFVDIGVKHDGLVHISQLSDKFIKHPMEAVSVGDIVKVRVIGIDKERERVSLSMKDISANVALV, encoded by the coding sequence TTGGATTTTAATGTGATTATCGCTAAGGAACTTGGTTTGAAGACAAACCAAGTCAAAGAGGCTGTTGAATTACTGGATTCAGGAAATACCATTCCGTTTATCGCTCGCTACCGTAAGGAAGCAACGGGTGAGCTTGATGAAAATATGCTGCGAAGCATTATGGAACGTTTAGACTATTTGAGACGCTTGGAACAGCGTAAAAATGAAGTCCTGCGTTTGATTGAGGAACAAGGCAAACTTACGGAGGAACTGGTTTCACAAATTACAGCGGCCACCATACTGCAAGACGTAGAGGATCTCTACAGACCCTATAAGCAAAAACGCCGTACTCGGGCAACTATTGCCAAAGAAAAAGGACTTGAGCCTTTGGCAGAATGGCTCTTGGTTCAATATATTAGAGGAGACCCTCAAACAGAAGCCGAAAAGTACATTAACCCTGAGCTGGAAGTAACGACGGTTGAGGAAGCATTAGCTGGGGCGATGGACATTATCGCAGAGATCATAGCAGATGACCCAGCTCTCCGTAAAGAGATCAGAGAACATACTTTTCGAAATGGCGATATGGTGGCCACGGCCTCTGCAAAAAAGGCCCAGGAACGTTCACCCTTTGAAATGTACTATGAGTACCGGGAACCTTTGCGAAAAATTCCCCCCCACCGGATTTTAGCGCTGAATCGGGGGGAAAAGGAAGAGTTCTTGTCCGTAAAAATTGAAGCGCCTTTGGAAGCTTTGCATAGAATCATCGAGAAAAGATATGTAAAAAATGGCCCTTGTGCTTCATTGGTGCAGACAGCTGCTTTCGACGCCTATAAACGATTAATTGAACCTTCCATCGAGAGGGAATTGCGAGGAGAACTTTCGGTTCAGGGGGAAGAACAAGCAATTAGGGTTTTTGCAGGAAATTTGCGGCAGCTGCTGCTGCAGCCGCCGGTTCGGGGAAAAGTGGTTTTAGGGCTTGATCCTGGGTTTCGAACGGGATGTAAGTGGGCAATCGTTGATGATACAGGAAAACTGTATCAAGTGGGTGTGATTTATCCTCATACGGGGAAAGGCAAGCGGGAAGAAGCAAAGGCAATATTACAAAAAACGATTAAAGAGTTTAGCGTAAATATTATCGCCATTGGCAATGGAACAGCTTCCAGAGAAACTGAAGAGGTTGTTGCGGAGATGATTCAGGAAGAGGGCATTCCAGTGGAGTTTACTATAGTAAGTGAAGCGGGAGCCTCTGTATATTCTGCTTCCAAATTAGCAGGGGAAGAATTCCCGGACTTTGATCTTTCCTTGCGGAGTGCCGTTTCCATAGCCCGCAGGCTTCAAGATCCCCTGGCTGAGCTGGTGAAGATCGAGCCGAAAGCAGTTGGCGTGGGGCAATATCAGCATGATGTCCAGCCCAAACGCTTAGAAGAATCCCTGCATGGAGTGGTAGAGTCTTGTGTTAATATTGTAGGGGTTGATTTGAATACAGCTTCTGTATCCCTTCTTCAATATGTGGCAGGTTTAAAACCCGCCGTCGCTAAGAATATTGTTGCCTGGCGGGATGAACATGGGAAGTTCAGCCGGCGTGATCAGCTGAAAAAAATTCCCCGTCTCGGTGCCCAAACCTATATCCAATGTGCCGGATTTATCCGGCTGCCCGATGGAGCTAATCCTTTGGAAAATACCCCGGTTCATCCGGAGTCATATCAGCTGGCTGAAAACATCTTAGCGAAGGTTGGCTATTCCACAGGAGATTTAAGAGACCGTCTCACGGAAATTCGAATGCAGCTGGCTGCCTTGGATCCCCAAGAGATAGCAGAGGAGTTTGGTGCGGGAGGTCCGACCGTTAGAGATATTTTTGATGCTTTGCAAAGACCGGGCAGGGATCCTCGGGAAGATCTGCCTCGGCCGTTACTCAGAAGAGATGTGACTCATCTGGAAGATCTCAGCGAAGGCATGATATTAGAAGGAACCGTTCGTAATGTCGTGGATTTTGGGGCATTTGTCGATATTGGAGTCAAACATGATGGGCTTGTGCATATTTCTCAGTTGAGCGATAAATTTATTAAACACCCTATGGAAGCAGTTTCAGTAGGGGATATCGTCAAAGTGCGTGTCATCGGAATTGATAAAGAGAGAGAACGAGTGAGTCTATCCATGAAGGATATTTCCGCAAATGTTGCCTTAGTTTAA
- a CDS encoding DMT family transporter, with amino-acid sequence MRNEQKRGLQGVGAILGAGTGYALMSILVKEAFRLGLDPFQVIALQSWIASIILLIYAACFAREIFKVSLQTLWLLTFQGLVGVLGTSLLYAYSLKFLSVSVAILLLYLYPALVLAAGVIIWHKRVNRQEMAAFLLTFAGTTLASGILSGVNAVALIGIVLGLTAAMAYASFNIAGEFVLAKVSPLAAMCFTQWVCGIALLVIMNNKILNIPWQNIQTWKIGFLLATVASIIPFYLILFGIKRLGANQASILSTFELPMTFILAAIFLNEFPSGDQLAGGGLVLVGILLLNWRSKSEQRNEEEALYQERSD; translated from the coding sequence ATGCGCAACGAGCAAAAAAGGGGACTGCAGGGAGTTGGCGCAATTCTCGGAGCGGGAACGGGATACGCCTTAATGTCCATTCTAGTCAAGGAGGCTTTCCGGCTGGGGCTTGATCCTTTTCAGGTAATTGCATTACAATCTTGGATTGCTTCTATAATATTGCTTATCTATGCAGCTTGCTTTGCCCGAGAGATCTTTAAAGTTTCCCTTCAAACCTTATGGCTGTTAACTTTTCAAGGCTTGGTTGGGGTGCTTGGAACTAGCTTATTATACGCGTATTCGCTAAAGTTTCTATCTGTCTCTGTGGCAATATTGCTGCTTTATCTTTATCCTGCTTTAGTACTAGCGGCAGGAGTTATAATATGGCACAAAAGAGTTAACCGGCAAGAGATGGCAGCTTTTTTATTAACTTTTGCAGGAACAACTCTTGCCAGCGGGATTCTCTCAGGAGTGAACGCGGTCGCTTTGATAGGAATAGTTTTAGGACTGACTGCAGCGATGGCATATGCTTCATTTAATATTGCAGGAGAGTTTGTATTAGCTAAGGTATCTCCCTTAGCAGCTATGTGCTTTACTCAATGGGTTTGTGGTATAGCTCTGTTGGTAATCATGAATAACAAAATTTTAAATATTCCATGGCAGAACATTCAAACTTGGAAGATAGGTTTCTTATTGGCAACAGTTGCCTCAATTATTCCGTTCTATTTAATTCTTTTTGGTATTAAACGGCTCGGAGCAAATCAAGCGTCCATTCTTAGTACATTTGAATTACCCATGACATTCATTCTGGCCGCTATTTTTCTTAATGAATTTCCCAGCGGAGATCAATTGGCAGGCGGTGGTCTAGTTTTAGTTGGTATACTATTGTTAAACTGGAGGAGTAAAAGTGAACAAAGGAATGAAGAAGAAGCTTTGTATCAAGAACGGTCTGATTAA
- a CDS encoding amidohydrolase, with the protein MKKKLCIKNGLIKTMAGQEFKGDILIDGAKIAALGESLAGDVPEDTEIIDAEGCLVLPGMIDAHCHVGIGEEIYRWEGEDFNEMTDPVTPDMRAIDGINPEDEGFRDARLGGVTAVFTVPGSANVVGGTGVAMKTAGNIVDQMVVRDPAGLKVAFGENPKMVYGEQKKMPMTRMGTAALLRQTLVDAQTYKDKLEQGKTDSDKLPERDLGLEVLVKVINREIPLRAHAHRADDIMTAIRIAREFEVDLVIEHCTEGHKIAEELAKQGYPAVVGPLLTNRAKVELKDKSFKTPGILAEAGVKVAIMTDHSVTPIEQLPLCAALAWKAGMDKEDALRAVTIHPAEILGVADRLGSLEVGKDADIVIWSDHPFTITAEPLYVIINGKLVKPEAKEETVN; encoded by the coding sequence ATGAAGAAGAAGCTTTGTATCAAGAACGGTCTGATTAAAACTATGGCCGGGCAAGAATTTAAGGGGGATATTCTTATTGATGGAGCTAAAATAGCCGCTTTGGGTGAGAGTTTAGCAGGAGATGTGCCGGAGGATACTGAGATTATTGATGCAGAGGGATGTCTCGTTCTGCCGGGGATGATAGACGCTCATTGTCATGTAGGTATTGGGGAAGAGATTTACCGCTGGGAAGGGGAAGACTTCAATGAAATGACCGACCCGGTTACCCCGGACATGCGGGCAATTGATGGGATTAACCCGGAAGATGAAGGCTTCCGGGATGCCCGGTTAGGTGGAGTAACAGCAGTATTTACTGTTCCAGGCAGTGCCAATGTGGTTGGCGGAACGGGTGTTGCCATGAAGACGGCTGGGAATATCGTTGATCAAATGGTTGTGCGGGACCCTGCAGGCTTGAAGGTCGCTTTTGGAGAAAATCCCAAAATGGTCTATGGTGAACAAAAGAAAATGCCTATGACTCGGATGGGGACGGCAGCTCTTCTGCGCCAGACCTTAGTGGATGCTCAGACCTATAAAGATAAATTAGAACAAGGTAAAACCGATTCGGATAAACTTCCTGAACGGGATTTGGGGTTAGAGGTCCTGGTGAAGGTCATCAACCGTGAAATTCCGTTGAGAGCCCATGCCCATCGTGCCGATGACATCATGACGGCTATTCGCATTGCCAGAGAATTTGAGGTTGACCTAGTTATTGAGCATTGCACTGAAGGACATAAGATTGCAGAGGAACTGGCAAAACAGGGTTATCCAGCAGTGGTAGGTCCATTATTGACCAATCGTGCTAAAGTTGAACTTAAGGATAAGTCCTTCAAGACACCGGGGATTTTAGCAGAAGCTGGGGTCAAAGTTGCCATTATGACGGATCATTCCGTCACCCCAATTGAACAGCTGCCTCTTTGTGCCGCCTTGGCATGGAAAGCAGGCATGGATAAGGAGGATGCCTTACGGGCGGTTACTATTCATCCTGCAGAAATATTAGGTGTCGCGGACAGGCTGGGATCATTAGAGGTTGGGAAAGATGCGGATATTGTTATTTGGTCAGATCATCCCTTTACGATTACGGCTGAACCCTTATACGTGATAATTAATGGAAAGCTTGTAAAACCTGAAGCCAAGGAAGAAACAGTAAATTAA
- the tsaE gene encoding tRNA (adenosine(37)-N6)-threonylcarbamoyltransferase complex ATPase subunit type 1 TsaE, whose product MDYKVTSNSVEYTHEIGKQLGRCLQGGDVIALIGDLGAGKTAFAQGVGEGLGVASPMASPTFTLIHEYKGQRDGTEIRLIHMDLYRLRHPEEAEVIGIADTFTEDAVCIIEWPEIAEDYLPDDRLTVGILGSGEMTREIVFQSKDSGWEKRLDFLSGEAE is encoded by the coding sequence GTGGATTATAAAGTGACGAGTAATTCTGTTGAGTATACTCATGAAATAGGAAAGCAATTAGGCCGGTGTTTGCAGGGCGGAGATGTTATAGCTCTGATTGGAGATTTAGGGGCCGGAAAAACAGCCTTTGCTCAGGGAGTAGGAGAGGGCTTAGGTGTGGCAAGTCCGATGGCCAGCCCAACTTTTACTCTGATCCATGAATATAAGGGGCAAAGGGATGGAACTGAGATCCGGCTGATCCATATGGATCTTTACCGATTGAGGCACCCGGAAGAGGCTGAAGTTATTGGGATTGCCGATACTTTTACAGAGGATGCTGTCTGTATTATTGAATGGCCGGAAATTGCCGAAGATTACTTGCCGGATGACCGGTTAACGGTAGGGATTCTTGGCAGCGGAGAAATGACCCGGGAAATTGTTTTTCAGTCGAAGGATTCCGGCTGGGAGAAACGGCTCGATTTTCTTTCCGGTGAAGCAGAGTAA
- the tsaB gene encoding tRNA (adenosine(37)-N6)-threonylcarbamoyltransferase complex dimerization subunit type 1 TsaB, producing MKYLTIDTTTKVTTVALAEEERLVGEGFLHTTKTHSERIIPMIEQLLSAAAWTLQDLDMIGVVRGPGSFTGIRIGIATAQGLSQVLNLPLIAVLSLDALAWAGKERAEDIVPILDARKNEWYTARYRWLKGEEAECITPPQAMPIDKCLDYLKELDRQICLVGDAVEKAQNRIAEALGNQAVILPDYVGLPRGAYTAKAVWQKWKKTGAGEQVEPYYIRLSEAEVNWAKKEEAKRGKSHE from the coding sequence ATGAAGTACTTAACCATCGACACAACCACAAAAGTGACAACTGTAGCCTTGGCTGAAGAAGAGAGGTTAGTTGGTGAGGGGTTTTTACATACTACCAAGACTCATTCCGAGCGAATTATTCCAATGATTGAACAGCTGCTCTCAGCAGCGGCATGGACACTTCAGGATTTAGACATGATCGGAGTAGTTCGCGGGCCGGGGTCCTTTACTGGGATACGGATTGGGATTGCCACAGCACAAGGTTTGTCACAAGTACTGAATCTTCCCCTCATAGCGGTTCTGTCTTTAGACGCTTTGGCCTGGGCGGGCAAGGAAAGGGCGGAAGATATCGTTCCTATCTTGGATGCGCGCAAAAACGAGTGGTATACAGCACGCTATCGCTGGCTGAAAGGGGAAGAGGCGGAGTGTATAACTCCGCCTCAAGCCATGCCCATTGACAAATGCTTAGACTACTTGAAGGAATTAGACCGGCAAATTTGCCTGGTGGGAGATGCTGTGGAAAAGGCTCAAAATAGAATAGCGGAAGCTTTAGGCAACCAAGCTGTTATTTTACCTGATTATGTTGGCTTGCCCCGGGGGGCTTATACTGCGAAAGCAGTCTGGCAGAAGTGGAAAAAAACCGGTGCAGGAGAGCAGGTGGAACCCTATTACATCCGTCTTTCTGAGGCAGAAGTGAATTGGGCTAAAAAGGAAGAAGCAAAAAGGGGCAAGAGCCATGAATGA